The Lysobacter capsici genome has a segment encoding these proteins:
- a CDS encoding pyridoxamine 5'-phosphate oxidase family protein, whose protein sequence is MHTPQELETKLWKSLQSDRTLMLGLHGVDEGHTRPMTANVEDGSRIIWFFTSTDNALVQAVKPGSRAIAAFASKGHDLFASLSGRLTVDTDRAVIERLWNPFIAAWYEGGKTDPKLALLRLDAEHAEIWLNENNLLAGVKMLLGIDPKKSYEDKVANVDLR, encoded by the coding sequence ATGCATACACCGCAAGAGCTCGAAACCAAGCTGTGGAAGTCGCTGCAATCCGACCGCACCCTGATGCTGGGCCTGCACGGCGTCGACGAGGGCCACACCCGGCCGATGACGGCCAACGTCGAGGACGGCAGCCGCATCATCTGGTTTTTCACTTCGACCGATAACGCCCTGGTGCAGGCGGTGAAACCCGGCAGCCGCGCGATCGCCGCGTTTGCGTCCAAGGGCCACGACTTGTTCGCCAGCCTGTCCGGACGCCTGACCGTGGACACCGACCGCGCGGTGATCGAGCGCCTGTGGAACCCGTTCATCGCCGCCTGGTACGAGGGCGGCAAGACCGACCCGAAACTCGCGTTGTTGCGGCTGGATGCGGAGCACGCGGAGATCTGGCTCAACGAGAACAATCTGCTGGCCGGGGTCAAGATGCTGCTCGGCATCGACCCGAAGAAAAGCTACGAGGACAAGGTCGCGAACGTCGACCTTCGTTGA
- a CDS encoding hemerythrin domain-containing protein yields MPDTIYDALRESHEVQRSLCRKLLRSKPGEGRQQLFTALRIELAAHEAAEERYLYVPMLMNDAGLDSSRHALHEHHELDELVEDLRERPPGDRGWMNIMRKLSKKVHHHLKEEESKFFQVSGKLIGAGDKLKLGKQYRRDYQRMVDKLQAE; encoded by the coding sequence ATGCCCGACACCATCTACGACGCGCTGCGTGAAAGCCACGAAGTGCAACGCTCGCTATGCAGGAAACTGCTGCGTTCCAAGCCCGGCGAGGGGCGCCAGCAACTGTTCACCGCGCTGCGCATCGAACTGGCCGCGCACGAGGCCGCCGAAGAACGCTATCTGTACGTGCCGATGCTGATGAACGACGCCGGCCTGGATTCGTCGCGGCACGCCTTGCACGAGCATCACGAACTGGACGAACTGGTCGAGGACCTGCGCGAGCGTCCGCCGGGCGATCGCGGCTGGATGAACATCATGCGCAAGCTGTCGAAGAAGGTCCACCATCATCTCAAGGAAGAGGAAAGCAAGTTCTTCCAGGTGTCGGGCAAGCTGATCGGCGCGGGAGACAAGCTCAAGCTGGGCAAGCAGTACCGGCGCGATTACCAGCGCATGGTCGACAAGCTGCAAGCGGAGTAG
- a CDS encoding GlsB/YeaQ/YmgE family stress response membrane protein: MGIIIWLVVGGIIGWIASLLMRTDGQQGIFLNIVVGIVGAFIGGWLGSLLGMGGSDINDGNFSLGGLIVSLLGAIVLLGIVNLFRRGRVR, encoded by the coding sequence ATGGGCATCATCATCTGGCTGGTCGTCGGCGGCATCATCGGCTGGATCGCCAGCTTGCTGATGCGCACCGACGGACAGCAAGGCATCTTCCTCAATATTGTCGTCGGCATCGTCGGCGCCTTCATCGGCGGCTGGCTCGGTTCGCTGCTCGGCATGGGGGGCTCGGACATCAACGACGGCAATTTCAGCCTCGGCGGCCTGATCGTGTCGCTGCTCGGCGCCATCGTGCTGCTCGGCATCGTCAACCTGTTCCGCCGCGGACGCGTGCGTTGA